Within Candidatus Zixiibacteriota bacterium, the genomic segment TCCAAGATCGGGACAGCATATTTGCGGGTGATATTCAGGTGTTCTCTTATCTGGCTCACGGTCGAAGGTCCGTTTGCGGAAATGAACTCTTTGATCTTTTGAGTAATCTCCTCAAAATCCTCTTTCCGATAGAGGATCCCCTCTTTCAACTCTACCAGTTTTCCCTGCTGAAGCAAGTAGATA encodes:
- a CDS encoding SelB C-terminal domain-containing protein, producing IYLLQQGKLVELKEGILYRKEDFEEITQKIKEFISANGPSTVSQIREHLNITRKYAVPILEKLDESGVTRREGDKRVLGKEKGDRS